From Pararhodobacter zhoushanensis, the proteins below share one genomic window:
- a CDS encoding cation:proton antiporter, whose amino-acid sequence MDLVAVVALTAILFAIIGLSEPVANRLRLPATVVLALMGIAIGAVSASVLALPDSPMLEAAGEMIQNLPIRSNLFLYVFLPTLIFQVSLTIDLRRMLDDWVPILLLAVVAVVVSTMAVGWALFPLSGLPIMACLMIGAIVSTTDPSAVVGIFRATPAPQRLARIVEGESLLNDAAAIALFSLFFAFVAYGIPNPRLSDVAVQFPWLVVGGAVTGWVAGRLALAGLAPLDDHPLGQVSLSVALPYLTYIIAETLLGVSGVIAVVAAGLALNFHAPGSLSPPSRAKLEDTWDLLGYWSGGLIFVLAAILIPRLLSDVRPFDLVLVAVTVLASLAARALILFGLLPLLGKLKLSPKVERRQRAAILWGGLRGAVTLALALAVTESFRIPVDIKRQVGIIATGFTLYTLMVQGTTLRWVINRLGLDKLSAIDVALSAQVVAVALQSVRETVSDTARDFGLAPQTVRDEAKRFAERVDEAVKAADAGAEIADRDRITLGLVALAGRERDLVLEGFRDGMLPARLATQMVADADRLIEGTRTGGRLGYLTTARLTQRSGRAQALATFLHNRLRITGPLARQTADRFEHLVALAPTLRELHGFIDTRIRRIHGKRVGDLLHDLLERRMDEADRALDGLRLQFPGYAEELERRLIRQMVLAQEEREYAALVDDGLVGPELRHSLANGIAKRRSAQSQRPTLDLAIQRMALVATFPLFAEMPVDRRKMLMREMRTIYAAPGTVLLKRDEIPRKVWFISSGAVEQVRAGQVLRLGPGEMFGHLAMLKRGLRRGQTTAITRCTLLTLDEAQFIKMMKADKGLRQAVIDSAAKRGVALDPDALTTE is encoded by the coding sequence ATGGACCTCGTTGCCGTTGTAGCCCTCACCGCCATTCTTTTTGCGATCATCGGCCTGTCCGAGCCGGTCGCCAACCGTCTGCGCCTGCCCGCCACGGTGGTTCTGGCGCTGATGGGCATTGCCATCGGCGCGGTTTCCGCCTCGGTGCTGGCCCTGCCGGATTCGCCGATGCTCGAGGCCGCGGGCGAGATGATCCAGAACCTGCCGATCCGCTCGAACCTGTTCCTTTATGTCTTCCTGCCGACGCTGATCTTTCAGGTCTCGCTGACCATTGATCTGCGCCGGATGTTGGATGACTGGGTGCCGATCCTGCTGCTGGCCGTCGTCGCCGTGGTGGTCAGCACCATGGCCGTGGGCTGGGCGCTGTTCCCGCTGTCGGGCTTGCCGATCATGGCCTGCCTGATGATCGGCGCGATCGTGTCGACCACGGACCCGTCGGCCGTTGTCGGCATCTTCCGCGCAACACCTGCGCCCCAGCGACTGGCGCGGATCGTCGAGGGCGAAAGCCTGCTCAACGACGCCGCCGCCATTGCGTTGTTCTCCCTGTTCTTTGCCTTTGTCGCCTACGGCATTCCCAACCCGCGCCTCAGCGATGTCGCCGTGCAATTCCCGTGGCTGGTGGTCGGCGGTGCGGTGACCGGCTGGGTCGCGGGGCGGCTGGCACTGGCCGGGCTCGCACCGCTTGATGATCACCCGCTGGGGCAAGTCTCGCTGTCGGTCGCGCTGCCGTATCTGACGTATATCATTGCCGAAACGCTGCTGGGTGTGTCCGGCGTGATCGCCGTGGTGGCTGCCGGGCTGGCGCTGAACTTCCACGCGCCCGGCTCGCTGTCGCCTCCCAGCCGCGCCAAGCTCGAGGATACATGGGATCTGCTCGGCTACTGGTCCGGAGGCCTGATCTTCGTGCTGGCCGCCATCCTGATCCCGCGCCTGTTGTCGGATGTGCGGCCCTTCGATCTGGTGCTGGTCGCCGTCACCGTGCTGGCCTCGCTGGCCGCGCGGGCGCTGATATTGTTCGGCCTGCTGCCGCTGCTGGGCAAGTTGAAACTGTCACCCAAGGTCGAGCGCCGACAACGCGCAGCGATCCTGTGGGGCGGTCTGCGCGGTGCGGTGACGCTGGCGCTGGCCCTGGCGGTGACCGAGAGTTTCCGCATTCCCGTCGATATCAAGCGGCAGGTCGGCATCATCGCCACCGGCTTCACGCTTTATACCCTGATGGTGCAGGGTACGACGCTGCGCTGGGTGATCAACCGGCTGGGGCTGGACAAACTGTCGGCCATCGATGTCGCGCTCTCGGCGCAGGTCGTCGCGGTTGCGCTGCAATCGGTGCGCGAGACGGTCAGCGACACGGCGCGCGATTTCGGACTGGCACCGCAAACGGTGCGTGATGAGGCCAAACGCTTTGCCGAACGCGTGGACGAAGCGGTCAAGGCCGCCGATGCCGGGGCCGAGATCGCCGACCGTGACCGCATCACGCTGGGGCTGGTGGCGCTGGCCGGGCGCGAGCGTGATCTGGTGCTGGAAGGCTTCCGCGACGGGATGCTGCCCGCGCGGCTGGCGACGCAAATGGTGGCCGACGCGGACCGCCTGATCGAAGGCACGCGCACCGGGGGCCGTCTGGGCTATCTGACCACGGCGCGTCTGACCCAACGCTCGGGGCGCGCGCAGGCGCTGGCGACCTTCCTGCACAACCGGCTGCGCATCACCGGCCCGCTGGCCCGCCAGACGGCTGATCGCTTTGAGCATCTCGTCGCCCTTGCCCCGACCCTGCGCGAACTGCACGGCTTCATCGATACCCGCATCCGCCGCATTCACGGCAAGCGCGTGGGCGACCTGCTGCACGATCTGCTCGAACGCCGGATGGACGAAGCGGATCGCGCGCTGGACGGGTTGCGCCTGCAGTTCCCCGGCTACGCCGAGGAACTGGAACGCCGCCTGATCCGTCAGATGGTTCTGGCGCAAGAGGAACGCGAATACGCCGCACTGGTCGATGACGGGCTGGTCGGGCCCGAGCTGCGCCATTCGCTGGCCAATGGCATCGCCAAACGCCGCAGTGCGCAATCGCAGCGGCCCACGCTGGACCTTGCCATTCAGCGCATGGCGCTGGTCGCAACCTTCCCGCTGTTCGCCGAAATGCCGGTGGACCGCCGCAAGATGTTGATGCGCGAGATGCGCACGATCTATGCCGCGCCGGGCACCGTGCTGCTCAAACGCGACGAGATCCCGCGCAAGGTCTGGTTCATCTCATCGGGTGCGGTCGAGCAGGTGCGCGCCGGTCAGGTGCTGCGGCTGGGACCGGGCGAGATGTTCGGGCATCTGGCCATGCTCAAACGCGGCTTGCGGCGCGGTCAGACCACGGCAATCACCCGCTGCACCCTGCTGACGCTGGACGAGGCGCAGTTTATCAAGATGATGAAAGCTGACAAAGGCCTGCGTCAGGCCGTCATCGACAGTGCCGCCAAACGCGGCGTGGCCCTCGACCCCGACGCGCTGACGACAGAGTGA
- the coaD gene encoding pantetheine-phosphate adenylyltransferase produces the protein MRIGLYPGTFDPLTLGHMDIITRACPMVDRLVIGVAINRDKSPLFSLDERVAMVEGETAALIKSTGVEIVVHPFENLLIDCARDVGAGIIIRGLRAVADFEYEFQMVGMNRALDDKVETVFLMADARRQAIASKLVKEIARLGGEVSKFVPAPVNTALRERFGPAIERAPAP, from the coding sequence ATGCGTATTGGGCTTTATCCGGGGACATTTGACCCACTCACCTTGGGACATATGGACATCATTACGCGTGCTTGCCCTATGGTGGACAGGTTGGTGATCGGCGTGGCGATCAACCGCGACAAGAGCCCGCTGTTCTCACTGGATGAGCGGGTGGCAATGGTCGAGGGTGAGACGGCGGCGCTGATCAAGAGCACCGGCGTCGAGATCGTCGTGCATCCGTTCGAGAACCTGCTGATCGATTGCGCCCGCGATGTGGGCGCGGGAATCATCATCCGCGGACTGCGTGCCGTGGCGGATTTTGAGTACGAGTTCCAGATGGTTGGCATGAACCGCGCGCTCGACGACAAGGTCGAGACCGTGTTCCTGATGGCCGACGCCCGCCGTCAGGCGATTGCCTCGAAGCTGGTCAAGGAAATCGCCCGACTGGGCGGCGAGGTCAGCAAATTCGTGCCCGCGCCGGTCAATACCGCCCTGCGTGAGCGGTTTGGCCCGGCCATCGAACGCGCCCCTGCACCCTAG
- a CDS encoding LysR family transcriptional regulator: MADWDDLKVFLAVARGESLSRAGRVLKLDAATVGRRVARLEQALDARLFTRSPQGYVLTDEGGRLVAHAEAIETAMERAAEALAGPSEGISGQIRIGAPDGCANYLLPQVVAGIVAQNPGLEVQIVALPRVFNLSRREADMVIAVSKPEQGRVIATKITDYHLHLAASDRYLREAPPLKTLADLRAHRVIGYIPDMIFDRELDYLADLGVEQPPMASNSVSVQLNLIRQGAGVGVAHDFALPAAAGVRRVLTSDFSLTRAFWLIRHADDRKLPRIERFAAALVAGMRAEMRALEGQLQDG; this comes from the coding sequence GTGGCCGACTGGGACGATCTGAAGGTGTTTCTGGCCGTGGCGCGCGGCGAAAGCCTGTCGCGGGCGGGCCGGGTACTCAAGCTTGACGCCGCCACCGTGGGCCGCCGCGTCGCACGGCTTGAGCAGGCGCTGGACGCGCGGCTCTTTACCCGCTCACCGCAGGGCTATGTGCTGACGGATGAGGGCGGGCGACTGGTTGCGCATGCCGAAGCGATCGAAACCGCCATGGAACGCGCGGCCGAGGCGCTGGCGGGTCCGTCCGAGGGGATCAGCGGCCAGATCCGCATCGGCGCGCCGGATGGCTGCGCCAATTACCTGTTGCCGCAGGTGGTCGCCGGGATTGTCGCGCAAAATCCGGGGCTTGAGGTGCAGATCGTCGCCCTGCCGCGCGTGTTCAACCTGTCCCGGCGCGAGGCGGATATGGTCATCGCGGTGTCGAAGCCGGAACAGGGCCGGGTCATCGCCACCAAGATCACCGACTATCACCTGCATCTGGCGGCCTCGGACCGCTATCTGCGCGAGGCACCGCCGCTAAAGACGCTGGCGGATCTGCGCGCGCATCGGGTGATCGGCTATATTCCCGATATGATCTTTGACCGCGAACTGGATTATCTGGCCGATCTGGGGGTCGAGCAACCGCCGATGGCGTCGAATTCCGTCTCGGTGCAGCTGAACCTGATCCGGCAGGGTGCTGGCGTCGGCGTGGCGCATGATTTCGCGCTGCCTGCGGCGGCAGGGGTGCGGCGGGTTTTGACCTCAGACTTCAGCCTGACCCGCGCTTTCTGGCTGATCCGTCACGCTGATGACCGCAAACTGCCGCGTATCGAGCGGTTCGCCGCTGCGCTGGTCGCCGGAATGCGGGCCGAGATGCGGGCTTTGGAAGGTCAGTTGCAGGACGGGTAG
- a CDS encoding CoA-acylating methylmalonate-semialdehyde dehydrogenase, producing MKELGHWIDGKMVAGTSGRFADVYNPATGEVQAKVALASKAELDAAIASAAKAQVAWGATNPQRRARVMMALVGLLNRDMDKLAEALSSEHGKTFPDAKGDVQRGLEVIEYCIGAPQMLKGDYTDNAGPGIDMYSMRQPLGVVAGITPFNFPAMIPLWKMGPALSSGNAMILKPSERDPSVPLMIAALCKEAGLPDGILQVVNGDKEAVDGILDSEIVQAVGFVGSTPIAQYIYSRAAATGKRAQCFGGAKNHMIIMPDADMDQAADALVGAGFGAAGERCMAISVAVPVGEGTAEALRERLVPKIEALKVGPWTAGNDVDYGPVVTAAAKANILRLVETGVAQGADLVVDGRDFKLQGYEDGFFVGAHLFDHVTTDMDIYKTEIFGPVLSMVRAQTYEEAIQMAIDHEYGNGTAIFTRDGDTARDFANRINIGMVGINVPIPVPLAYHTFGGWKKSGFGDLNQHGPDGFRFYTRTKTITARWPSGIKEGAAFNFKAMD from the coding sequence ATGAAAGAACTCGGACACTGGATCGACGGCAAAATGGTCGCGGGCACGTCGGGCCGCTTCGCCGATGTCTACAACCCGGCGACGGGCGAGGTTCAGGCCAAGGTCGCGCTGGCCTCGAAGGCTGAACTCGACGCCGCCATTGCATCCGCCGCCAAGGCGCAGGTCGCCTGGGGCGCCACCAACCCGCAGCGCCGCGCCCGCGTGATGATGGCGCTGGTTGGCCTTCTGAACCGTGACATGGACAAGCTGGCCGAGGCGCTGTCGTCCGAGCACGGCAAGACCTTCCCCGATGCCAAGGGCGACGTGCAGCGCGGGCTGGAAGTGATCGAATACTGCATCGGCGCGCCGCAGATGCTCAAAGGTGACTACACCGACAACGCCGGCCCCGGCATCGACATGTATTCCATGCGCCAGCCGCTGGGCGTGGTTGCCGGCATCACGCCGTTCAACTTCCCCGCGATGATCCCGCTGTGGAAAATGGGTCCGGCGCTGTCCTCGGGCAACGCGATGATCCTGAAACCGTCCGAGCGCGACCCCTCGGTCCCCTTGATGATCGCGGCGCTGTGCAAGGAAGCCGGTCTGCCCGATGGCATCCTGCAGGTGGTCAACGGCGACAAGGAAGCCGTCGACGGCATTCTGGACAGCGAGATCGTTCAGGCCGTAGGCTTCGTTGGCTCGACCCCGATTGCGCAATACATCTATTCCCGCGCGGCCGCGACCGGCAAGCGCGCGCAGTGCTTCGGCGGTGCCAAGAACCACATGATCATCATGCCGGACGCCGACATGGATCAGGCCGCCGACGCGCTGGTCGGTGCGGGCTTTGGCGCTGCGGGCGAACGCTGCATGGCGATCTCGGTCGCGGTGCCGGTGGGTGAAGGCACGGCGGAAGCCCTGCGCGAACGGCTGGTGCCCAAGATCGAGGCGCTGAAAGTCGGACCCTGGACCGCGGGCAATGATGTGGACTATGGCCCGGTCGTCACCGCGGCTGCCAAGGCCAACATCCTGCGGCTGGTGGAAACCGGCGTGGCACAGGGTGCCGATCTGGTTGTCGACGGGCGCGACTTCAAGCTGCAGGGCTATGAGGACGGCTTCTTCGTCGGCGCGCATCTGTTCGACCACGTGACCACCGACATGGACATCTACAAGACCGAGATCTTCGGCCCGGTCCTGTCGATGGTGCGCGCGCAGACCTATGAAGAGGCGATCCAGATGGCGATCGACCACGAGTATGGCAACGGCACGGCGATCTTCACCCGCGACGGCGACACCGCGCGCGATTTCGCCAACCGGATCAACATCGGCATGGTCGGCATCAACGTGCCGATCCCGGTGCCGCTGGCCTACCACACCTTTGGCGGCTGGAAGAAATCGGGCTTCGGCGATCTGAACCAGCACGGGCCGGACGGGTTCCGCTTTTACACGCGCACCAAGACGATCACCGCGCGCTGGCCGAGCGGGATCAAGGAAGGCGCTGCCTTCAACTTCAAAGCGATGGACTGA
- a CDS encoding cupredoxin domain-containing protein — translation MTTMTRRSTLALFAATPLALALAGRAQAATHAIAIEGMAFSPAEITIARGDSITFTNNDSMPHTATFRSAGMDTGRLSQGQTASLTFANAGTFDYFCAVHPSMRARVIVAG, via the coding sequence ATGACCACGATGACCCGCCGCTCGACGCTGGCCCTTTTCGCTGCCACGCCGCTGGCTCTTGCCCTTGCCGGACGCGCGCAAGCGGCCACCCATGCCATCGCCATCGAAGGCATGGCGTTTTCACCGGCCGAAATCACCATCGCGCGCGGTGACAGCATCACCTTTACCAACAATGACTCGATGCCGCACACCGCCACGTTCCGTTCCGCCGGCATGGACACCGGGCGTCTGTCGCAGGGCCAGACCGCGTCTTTGACCTTCGCGAATGCCGGTACGTTTGACTATTTCTGCGCCGTTCACCCGTCGATGCGCGCCCGGGTCATCGTTGCCGGTTAA
- a CDS encoding acyl-CoA dehydrogenase family protein, which translates to MDFALSDEQTAIFDMAHAFGQEHIAPFARQWEAEGVIPRDLWPKLAELGLGGLYVSEENGGTGLTRLDATLVFEALSMACPSVASFLSIHNMCAAMLDKFGSEDVKARILAPAVTMEKLLSYCLTEPGAGSDAAALSTRAEKTNAGYRLNGTKAFISGGGYSDAYVVMCRTGDAGAKGISTVVVEQGTPGLSFGGLEDKMGWRSQPTRQVQFDDCVTSLDNLVGGEGDGFKYAMIGLDGGRLNISACSLGGAQAALNQTLAYMGERKAFGKSIDQFQALQFRLADMEIELQAARVFLRQAAWKLDTKAPDATKFCAMAKKFVTEAGSRIADQCLQLHGGYGYLADYGIEKLVRDLRVHQILEGTNEIMRLITVRALLAERG; encoded by the coding sequence ATGGATTTTGCACTAAGCGACGAGCAAACCGCCATTTTTGATATGGCCCATGCCTTTGGGCAGGAACACATCGCGCCCTTTGCCCGACAATGGGAAGCCGAGGGCGTAATCCCGCGCGATCTGTGGCCGAAGCTGGCCGAACTGGGTCTGGGCGGGCTTTATGTCAGCGAAGAGAATGGCGGAACCGGGCTGACCCGGCTGGATGCGACGCTGGTGTTTGAAGCGCTGAGCATGGCCTGCCCCTCGGTCGCGTCCTTCCTGTCGATCCACAACATGTGCGCGGCGATGCTGGACAAGTTCGGCTCGGAAGATGTGAAGGCCCGCATCCTGGCCCCCGCCGTGACAATGGAAAAACTGCTGTCGTATTGCCTGACCGAACCCGGCGCGGGCTCGGACGCGGCGGCGCTGAGCACGCGGGCCGAAAAGACCAACGCGGGCTACCGGCTCAACGGCACCAAGGCCTTCATCTCGGGCGGCGGGTATTCCGACGCCTATGTCGTCATGTGCCGCACCGGCGATGCGGGGGCCAAGGGCATCTCGACCGTGGTGGTCGAGCAGGGCACACCCGGGCTCAGCTTTGGCGGGCTTGAGGACAAGATGGGCTGGCGCAGCCAGCCGACCCGACAGGTGCAGTTTGATGATTGCGTGACTTCGCTCGACAACCTCGTCGGGGGCGAGGGCGACGGGTTCAAATACGCGATGATCGGATTGGATGGCGGGCGGCTGAACATCTCGGCCTGCAGCCTTGGCGGCGCGCAGGCGGCGCTGAACCAGACGCTGGCCTATATGGGTGAGCGCAAGGCGTTTGGCAAAAGCATCGACCAGTTTCAGGCGCTGCAATTCCGCCTTGCCGATATGGAGATCGAACTGCAGGCGGCGCGGGTCTTCCTGCGGCAGGCGGCGTGGAAGCTGGACACCAAAGCCCCCGACGCGACCAAGTTCTGCGCCATGGCGAAGAAATTCGTCACCGAAGCCGGCAGCCGCATCGCCGATCAGTGCCTGCAATTGCATGGCGGCTATGGCTATCTGGCCGATTATGGCATCGAAAAGCTTGTGCGGGATCTGCGTGTGCATCAGATCCTCGAAGGCACCAATGAAATCATGCGCCTGATCACCGTCCGGGCGCTGCTGGCCGAACGCGGCTAA
- a CDS encoding enoyl-CoA hydratase/isomerase family protein, protein MSEPEVIVRKEGRAGRLTLNRPQALNALTHGICLQTTQALRDWADDPEVSVILLDGAGERAFCSGGDIAQVTAAGKRGDYAAGRDFWRDEYRMNCLMAAYAKPVVSFMHGFVMGGGVGYGCHTRNRIVGESTQMAMPECGIGMIPDVGGTWLLGQAPGELGVYLALTAARMGPGDAIHAGFADRFVPEAAWDSAKAALIETGDVGTLPRHADPASPMAVEQSRINRLFAPSTVTEIIDNLRSDPSAIAQAALKAIGRNSPLSMASTLALLRPSPRSLEEALKQEYRWTWRAMEKSDFIEGVRAQIIDKDRTPHWKHAAPADVTIAEVAALLATLGRDELSFG, encoded by the coding sequence ATGTCTGAACCCGAAGTGATCGTGCGCAAAGAGGGCCGTGCCGGTCGTCTGACGCTGAACCGCCCGCAGGCGCTGAACGCGCTGACGCATGGCATCTGCCTGCAGACCACGCAGGCGCTGCGCGACTGGGCCGATGACCCCGAGGTGTCGGTGATCCTTCTCGACGGCGCCGGCGAGCGGGCGTTTTGCTCGGGCGGCGATATCGCGCAGGTGACGGCGGCGGGCAAGCGCGGCGACTACGCCGCCGGGCGCGATTTCTGGCGTGATGAATACCGCATGAACTGCCTGATGGCCGCCTATGCCAAGCCCGTGGTCAGCTTCATGCACGGCTTCGTCATGGGCGGCGGTGTCGGCTATGGCTGCCACACGCGCAACCGGATCGTCGGCGAGAGCACGCAGATGGCGATGCCCGAATGCGGCATCGGCATGATCCCCGATGTCGGCGGCACCTGGCTGCTGGGTCAGGCCCCCGGCGAGCTGGGGGTGTATCTTGCGCTGACCGCCGCGCGCATGGGACCGGGCGACGCGATCCATGCCGGTTTCGCCGACCGCTTCGTGCCTGAGGCCGCCTGGGACAGCGCCAAGGCCGCGCTGATCGAGACCGGCGATGTCGGCACCCTGCCCCGGCACGCCGATCCGGCCAGCCCGATGGCGGTTGAGCAATCGCGGATCAACCGGCTGTTTGCGCCCTCGACCGTGACCGAGATCATCGACAATCTGCGCAGCGACCCCAGCGCCATCGCGCAAGCGGCGCTCAAGGCGATCGGCCGCAACTCGCCACTGTCGATGGCCAGTACGCTGGCTTTGCTGCGCCCCTCGCCCCGTTCGCTGGAAGAGGCGCTCAAGCAGGAATACCGCTGGACCTGGCGCGCCATGGAAAAATCCGACTTCATCGAGGGCGTGCGCGCGCAGATCATCGACAAGGACCGCACCCCGCACTGGAAGCACGCCGCCCCCGCCGATGTCACCATCGCCGAGGTCGCCGCCCTGCTGGCCACGCTGGGCCGCGACGAGCTGAGTTTTGGCTGA
- the mmsB gene encoding 3-hydroxyisobutyrate dehydrogenase, translating into MNIAFIGLGNMGAPMAANLIKAGHSVTGFDTQATPAGVTMAASAAEAATGADVVITMLPNGAILRAVADQIIAAMKPGAVLCDCSTVDVDSAKAVAAQAEAAGLGALDAPVSGGTGGATNGTLTFMVGGSDAAFATVQPLFEIMGQKAVHCGAAGAGQSAKICNNMILGVTMIATCEAFALADKLGLDRQKMFDVVSTSSGYSWSMNAYCPAPGVGPQSPADNGYKPGFAAELMLKDLRLSQQAAESADADTPMGQLAAALYQQFVEAEDGKGMDFSAMLPRFEKRGRA; encoded by the coding sequence ATGAACATCGCCTTTATCGGTCTGGGCAATATGGGCGCGCCCATGGCCGCCAATCTGATCAAGGCCGGGCACAGCGTCACCGGCTTTGACACTCAGGCCACGCCCGCGGGCGTGACGATGGCCGCGTCGGCCGCCGAGGCGGCCACGGGCGCCGATGTGGTCATCACCATGCTGCCCAATGGCGCGATCCTGCGCGCCGTGGCCGACCAGATCATCGCGGCGATGAAACCGGGTGCGGTGCTCTGCGACTGCTCGACCGTCGATGTCGACAGCGCCAAAGCCGTCGCCGCGCAGGCCGAGGCCGCCGGTCTGGGCGCGCTGGATGCGCCGGTCTCGGGCGGCACGGGCGGGGCGACCAACGGCACGCTGACCTTCATGGTCGGCGGCAGCGATGCGGCCTTCGCCACTGTGCAGCCGTTGTTCGAGATCATGGGCCAGAAGGCCGTGCATTGCGGCGCGGCGGGCGCGGGCCAGTCGGCCAAGATCTGCAACAACATGATCCTTGGCGTCACCATGATCGCCACCTGCGAGGCCTTCGCGCTGGCCGACAAGCTGGGGCTGGACCGGCAGAAGATGTTCGATGTGGTCTCGACCTCGTCGGGCTACAGCTGGTCGATGAACGCCTATTGCCCCGCGCCGGGCGTTGGCCCGCAATCGCCCGCCGACAACGGCTACAAACCCGGTTTCGCCGCCGAGCTGATGCTCAAGGACCTGCGCCTGAGCCAGCAAGCGGCGGAAAGCGCCGATGCCGACACGCCTATGGGTCAGCTGGCCGCCGCGCTCTATCAGCAGTTCGTGGAAGCCGAGGACGGCAAAGGCATGGACTTCTCGGCCATGCTCCCCCGCTTTGAGAAGCGCGGGCGCGCCTGA
- a CDS encoding Crp/Fnr family transcriptional regulator has translation MGWAGTALPGLDAEDRARLDALPVQVLPNGAHLFSPGDRPQGFAMVLSGRIEVSLTGPNGREILLYAVEPGQSCIQTTLGLLGDDAYSGEAVCVGPVRVSVIPAALFHALMARSEAFRGFVFHALATRMNDMTQLLERVAFTRVEARLAGALLDLGGHGGIVEATHAELAARIGSAREVVSRRLEAMARRGMVSTDRGRVALLDPAALRRLAVAL, from the coding sequence ATGGGATGGGCAGGCACCGCGCTCCCCGGACTGGATGCCGAGGACCGCGCGCGGCTTGACGCCCTACCCGTTCAGGTGCTGCCAAACGGTGCGCATCTGTTTTCCCCCGGCGACCGTCCGCAGGGCTTTGCCATGGTGCTCTCGGGCCGGATCGAGGTCAGCCTCACCGGCCCCAACGGGCGCGAGATCCTGCTCTACGCCGTCGAGCCGGGCCAGAGCTGCATCCAGACCACGCTGGGGCTTCTGGGCGATGACGCCTATTCCGGCGAAGCGGTCTGTGTCGGCCCGGTGCGCGTCTCGGTGATCCCCGCTGCGCTGTTCCACGCGCTCATGGCCCGGTCCGAGGCGTTTCGCGGCTTCGTCTTCCACGCGCTGGCGACGCGGATGAACGACATGACCCAGCTGCTCGAGCGCGTCGCTTTCACCCGAGTCGAGGCGCGGCTGGCCGGGGCCTTGCTGGATCTGGGCGGGCATGGCGGTATCGTCGAGGCCACCCATGCCGAGCTCGCCGCGCGCATCGGCTCGGCGCGCGAGGTGGTCTCGCGCAGGCTGGAAGCGATGGCCAGACGCGGGATGGTCAGCACGGATCGCGGACGCGTCGCGCTGCTCGATCCCGCTGCGCTGCGCCGTCTTGCTGTGGCGCTTTAA
- a CDS encoding YgaP family membrane protein, with product MFSRNVGTIDRGLRIVLGLALLAGFFLNPDASLRWLYLVGIIPLVTGLMGTCPLYRIFGVSTCPISRS from the coding sequence ATGTTCTCGCGCAATGTCGGCACAATCGACCGCGGTCTTCGCATCGTCCTGGGTCTGGCCCTGCTGGCCGGGTTCTTCCTGAACCCCGACGCCAGCCTGCGCTGGCTGTATCTGGTGGGGATCATCCCGCTGGTCACCGGGTTGATGGGCACCTGCCCGCTCTACCGGATATTCGGCGTCTCGACCTGCCCGATTTCGCGCAGCTGA